A genomic segment from Luteolibacter ambystomatis encodes:
- a CDS encoding PVC-type heme-binding CxxCH protein produces MKRLFILLIGLVLAATVQAAPLRVFIRGGDKTHGPNAHEHDKFLNEWKPLLASRGMVVDGAKNWPTAEQLRNTDVLVMYAQNGGNAAPEQKANLAEFTKRGGGIVVIHTAAVSDDPAWWKSVIGGSWVEGKTKWKEGPMDLYYVENQRIEGQHPITKGASNFHIDDEIYYDMDLSPDIRVLATSYTPKVPEGKRPAEGGKANVYDIQPQMWAYEKDNYRAFVSIPGHLWGTFEKPFYRAVLLRGIAWAGKRPNLDEFCKPEEISSLTYPEGGPQKPEETLKNLEVHPDFNFKLIAAEPLITKPMNFDWDASGRMWVAETPEYPNGRRGMRPDYRGREWKDHGGVDPDPGQQNRKAIDKISILTDTNGDGVMDKKEVFYEGLELVTGLVFYQDGVIVTQAPDILWLRDTDHDGKADKVEKLFTGLGTGDTHAVINNPRWGWDGWIYATQGYSGSDHVLNAKGEKMPVIGSGVVRFKPDGSVIEQYSSKGGNTWGLEITGDNRVMWTQPTSGELLMQTVLPEYALARGKVGKTASYHVVEPSKKTFPLMSWEQQAYRQIDWVGSFTAAAGCVIYDGGSWPAEYKGDYLTTEPTINIVHHARLTPEGSSYTFHKLSGREETEFIRSKDMWWRPVEVRVGPDGAVYLADFYNQAVIHNDTRGPDHNKVNAAVRPDRDHYFGRIWKIDHKEATKLTVPDLAKATPVQIAAALDHPNRAVRLLASRLLIDRQESKPEVIAAIQAQMEKGKSSDTRIAAMWTLHGLGAIKPGVIETVMTDADAAVRRNAAGVVEAAGQGGGAALLKLIGDSEAPVRLAALRAVAAVPATDADAAAILSQWAKFDDDFQRSAALGALARDPASAIAALLDTTDASLAPLASQLAQGLAEKNDTAAAAKLVIALASKPASSDAMKRGILDTLVRSLKASPEVNPPLAKALDTLLLSGAGGSTLPLAAKWDKAGVLKPSITKLTAELFKRLEGGTDDQKLAAARTLLDLRAEQAVEAVFKALNGEGTPAFKRELVLALGDSGDAPIGGPLAASLGKLPTEAQAAAFEVLLQRSDRALALLDALSKKQVDVAIFGPANLARLRTYPDGEISKRASAILDELMGPSLKAKGEILAKLSAVVEQPGDPVRGKQLFTATCAICHKYGDEGADIGPALTGMGSHGISELLTAIVDPNREVDPSFAAWNIETKDGRFHAGIIARENPASLVLKSLAGQEEIRIADIKSRVNTGRSLMPEGLEGLGGESLRDILAYLCGTDAARYRTLDLRGVFTADTRKGLYQSQAATGDTLVFRKYGTQEIEKVPFNVIDPGKSTNGNNILVLKGGGAGTFSAGLARKVEVKTGGFKANRLHFLGGVTGWGYQGGGDPSPVMKVTVFYADGGSEELVFQNGIEFADYYRRTDVPGSKYVDVLRDHQIRFFSKQLKRAGPIDRLAIESFATGAAPTLAAITAELADANAAPLPAPTAAVNTKPGFKPQFNDSVPVPPLSAKGPRVLLVGGGSSHDFVKFFGDTDKATLEPVVGWVGFTQNANGLADILKNVDVLVWSANQAISPETRKLLIDFANSGKGIVALHPGTWYAWEDFPQWNKEIIGGGTRGHDALGAYPMKVVNSNHPVTKGVTAEFQIVDELYNYIPDPQATPIAVLATATSPKTGKTFPQVFIVKHPKSRVVGITLGHDERAHNLPEYRTLLKNSVLWCAGK; encoded by the coding sequence ATGAAACGGCTCTTTATTCTCCTCATCGGACTGGTTCTGGCTGCGACCGTGCAGGCGGCGCCGCTTCGCGTCTTCATCCGGGGGGGAGACAAAACCCACGGACCGAACGCGCACGAGCACGATAAGTTCCTCAACGAGTGGAAGCCGCTGCTCGCTTCCCGTGGCATGGTGGTTGACGGCGCCAAGAATTGGCCGACCGCCGAGCAGCTCCGCAACACCGACGTGCTGGTGATGTATGCCCAGAACGGTGGCAATGCGGCACCCGAGCAGAAGGCGAACCTGGCGGAGTTCACCAAGCGCGGCGGTGGTATCGTGGTGATCCATACTGCGGCGGTTTCCGATGACCCGGCGTGGTGGAAGTCCGTGATCGGCGGCTCGTGGGTGGAGGGAAAGACCAAGTGGAAGGAGGGCCCGATGGATCTCTACTACGTGGAGAACCAGCGCATCGAAGGCCAGCATCCGATCACGAAGGGCGCTTCGAACTTCCACATCGATGATGAGATCTACTACGACATGGATCTCTCGCCGGACATCCGCGTGCTGGCCACCAGTTACACGCCGAAGGTTCCGGAAGGAAAGCGGCCGGCAGAAGGAGGCAAGGCGAACGTCTATGACATCCAGCCACAGATGTGGGCTTACGAGAAGGACAACTACCGCGCCTTCGTGAGCATCCCCGGCCACTTGTGGGGAACATTTGAAAAGCCGTTTTACCGCGCGGTGTTGTTGCGTGGCATCGCATGGGCAGGCAAGCGTCCGAACCTCGATGAGTTCTGCAAGCCGGAGGAGATCAGCTCGCTGACCTATCCGGAAGGTGGACCGCAGAAGCCGGAGGAGACGCTCAAGAACCTGGAGGTCCATCCGGATTTCAATTTCAAGCTGATCGCCGCCGAGCCGCTGATCACCAAGCCGATGAACTTCGATTGGGATGCCTCCGGCCGCATGTGGGTGGCGGAGACTCCGGAGTATCCGAACGGTCGCCGCGGCATGCGCCCGGACTATCGCGGCAGGGAGTGGAAGGATCACGGCGGCGTTGATCCCGATCCCGGCCAGCAGAACCGCAAGGCCATCGACAAGATTTCCATTCTCACCGACACCAATGGAGATGGCGTGATGGACAAGAAGGAGGTCTTTTACGAGGGCCTCGAACTGGTCACCGGCCTCGTCTTCTATCAGGACGGCGTGATCGTCACCCAGGCCCCGGACATCCTGTGGCTGCGCGATACCGATCATGACGGCAAGGCGGACAAGGTGGAGAAACTCTTCACCGGCCTCGGCACCGGTGACACCCATGCGGTGATCAACAACCCGCGCTGGGGTTGGGATGGCTGGATCTATGCAACCCAGGGTTACAGTGGTTCCGACCATGTCTTGAACGCGAAGGGGGAGAAGATGCCGGTGATCGGCAGCGGCGTGGTGCGCTTCAAGCCGGACGGCTCGGTGATCGAGCAATACTCGTCCAAGGGCGGCAATACCTGGGGTCTCGAGATCACCGGTGACAACCGCGTGATGTGGACCCAGCCGACGAGCGGCGAGCTGCTGATGCAGACCGTGCTGCCGGAATACGCGCTGGCACGCGGCAAGGTCGGCAAGACTGCGAGCTATCACGTGGTCGAGCCTTCGAAGAAGACCTTCCCGCTGATGAGCTGGGAGCAGCAGGCTTATCGACAAATCGACTGGGTCGGTTCCTTCACCGCGGCGGCAGGCTGCGTGATCTATGACGGCGGCTCGTGGCCCGCGGAATACAAGGGCGACTACCTGACCACGGAGCCGACGATCAACATCGTCCACCACGCACGTCTCACACCGGAAGGTTCCAGCTACACGTTCCACAAACTGTCCGGCCGGGAGGAGACGGAGTTCATCCGCAGCAAGGACATGTGGTGGCGTCCCGTCGAGGTGCGCGTGGGTCCGGATGGCGCGGTGTATCTCGCCGACTTCTACAACCAGGCCGTCATTCACAACGACACCCGCGGACCGGATCATAACAAGGTGAACGCCGCCGTGCGTCCCGACCGCGACCACTACTTCGGTCGCATCTGGAAGATCGATCACAAGGAAGCCACCAAGCTGACCGTACCGGATCTAGCCAAGGCCACGCCGGTGCAGATCGCTGCCGCGCTGGATCACCCGAACCGCGCGGTGCGCCTGCTGGCCAGCCGCCTGCTGATCGACCGCCAGGAAAGCAAGCCGGAGGTGATCGCCGCCATCCAGGCGCAGATGGAAAAGGGCAAGTCGTCCGACACCCGCATCGCCGCGATGTGGACGCTGCACGGCCTCGGCGCGATCAAGCCGGGAGTCATCGAGACCGTCATGACGGATGCCGATGCCGCCGTGCGCCGCAATGCCGCGGGCGTGGTGGAAGCCGCCGGACAGGGCGGGGGAGCCGCCTTGTTGAAGCTGATCGGAGATTCGGAAGCGCCGGTGCGTCTCGCCGCTCTGCGTGCCGTGGCCGCGGTTCCCGCCACCGATGCGGATGCCGCCGCCATCCTCAGCCAGTGGGCGAAATTCGATGATGATTTCCAGCGCAGTGCCGCACTCGGCGCGCTTGCCCGCGATCCGGCCTCGGCCATCGCCGCGTTGCTGGACACTACGGATGCATCGCTCGCGCCACTGGCTTCGCAGCTTGCCCAAGGTCTTGCTGAAAAGAACGATACCGCCGCTGCGGCAAAGCTCGTCATCGCCCTCGCTTCCAAGCCTGCTTCCTCCGATGCGATGAAGCGTGGCATTCTCGATACGCTCGTCCGTTCGCTCAAGGCTTCGCCGGAGGTGAACCCGCCGCTGGCCAAGGCGCTCGATACGCTGTTGCTCAGCGGTGCCGGTGGCAGCACCCTGCCGCTCGCCGCGAAGTGGGACAAGGCGGGCGTGCTCAAGCCGTCCATCACCAAGTTGACGGCGGAGTTGTTCAAGCGTCTCGAAGGAGGCACCGACGACCAGAAGCTGGCTGCGGCCCGTACGCTCCTGGATCTGCGCGCCGAGCAAGCCGTGGAGGCTGTGTTCAAGGCCCTGAATGGTGAAGGCACCCCCGCGTTCAAACGCGAACTGGTGCTTGCTCTCGGTGACAGTGGCGACGCGCCCATTGGCGGTCCTCTTGCCGCGTCGCTGGGCAAGCTGCCCACCGAGGCTCAGGCCGCCGCATTTGAAGTGCTGCTCCAGCGCAGCGACCGCGCGCTCGCCCTTCTGGATGCGCTTTCGAAGAAACAGGTCGATGTGGCGATCTTCGGCCCGGCCAATCTCGCCCGCTTACGCACCTATCCGGATGGCGAGATCTCCAAGCGTGCCTCGGCCATTCTCGATGAACTGATGGGACCCTCCCTGAAGGCCAAGGGCGAGATTCTCGCGAAGCTCTCGGCGGTGGTCGAACAACCTGGAGATCCGGTGAGAGGCAAACAGCTCTTCACCGCCACCTGCGCCATCTGTCACAAGTATGGAGACGAAGGCGCGGACATCGGGCCGGCCCTCACCGGCATGGGTTCGCATGGCATTTCCGAACTGCTCACGGCCATCGTTGATCCGAACCGTGAGGTCGATCCTTCCTTCGCCGCTTGGAACATCGAGACCAAGGATGGTCGTTTCCATGCTGGAATCATCGCTCGCGAGAATCCCGCCAGCCTCGTGTTGAAGAGTCTCGCCGGACAGGAGGAAATCCGCATCGCGGACATCAAGAGCCGCGTGAACACCGGACGCTCGCTGATGCCGGAAGGTCTTGAAGGTCTCGGCGGCGAATCGCTTCGCGACATCCTCGCTTATCTTTGCGGAACGGACGCGGCGAGGTATCGCACGCTCGATCTGCGTGGCGTCTTCACCGCGGACACGCGCAAGGGCCTCTATCAATCGCAGGCCGCCACGGGGGACACGTTGGTGTTCCGCAAGTATGGTACTCAGGAAATCGAGAAGGTTCCCTTCAATGTCATCGATCCCGGCAAGAGCACCAATGGCAACAACATCCTCGTCCTGAAGGGCGGCGGTGCGGGCACGTTCTCTGCAGGTCTCGCGCGGAAGGTTGAAGTGAAGACTGGCGGCTTCAAGGCGAACCGTCTGCATTTCCTCGGTGGGGTCACTGGTTGGGGCTATCAGGGTGGCGGCGATCCTTCGCCCGTGATGAAGGTGACCGTCTTCTACGCCGATGGTGGAAGCGAGGAGCTGGTGTTCCAGAATGGCATCGAGTTCGCCGACTACTACCGTCGCACCGATGTGCCAGGCTCGAAATACGTGGATGTGCTCAGGGATCACCAGATCCGCTTCTTCAGCAAGCAACTCAAGCGCGCCGGCCCGATCGACCGCCTCGCCATCGAAAGCTTCGCCACCGGTGCCGCGCCGACCTTGGCCGCCATCACCGCCGAGCTCGCGGATGCCAACGCCGCACCATTGCCCGCACCAACCGCTGCGGTGAACACCAAGCCGGGCTTCAAGCCGCAGTTCAACGATTCCGTGCCGGTGCCTCCGCTCAGTGCCAAGGGGCCGCGCGTGCTGCTGGTCGGCGGTGGCAGTTCGCATGACTTCGTGAAGTTCTTCGGAGACACCGACAAGGCCACGCTGGAACCAGTCGTGGGCTGGGTTGGCTTCACCCAGAATGCCAACGGACTCGCGGATATTCTCAAGAACGTGGACGTCCTTGTGTGGAGCGCGAATCAGGCGATCTCCCCGGAGACCCGCAAGCTTCTGATCGATTTCGCCAACTCCGGCAAGGGCATCGTCGCCCTCCATCCAGGCACCTGGTATGCATGGGAGGATTTCCCGCAGTGGAACAAGGAGATCATCGGCGGCGGCACCCGCGGTCATGACGCTCTCGGTGCCTATCCGATGAAGGTCGTGAATTCCAACCACCCGGTCACCAAGGGCGTCACCGCGGAATTCCAGATTGTGGACGAGCTTTACAATTACATCCCGGACCCGCAGGCCACGCCCATCGCAGTACTGGCCACCGCGACCAGCCCGAAAACCGGCAAGACCTTTCCACAGGTTTTCATCGTGAAGCATCCGAAATCCCGCGTGGTCGGCATCACCCTCGGCCACGACGAGCGCGCCCACAATCTGCCGGAATACCGCACGCTCCTCAAGAACTCCGTACTGTGGTGCGCGGGAAAATGA
- a CDS encoding basic secretory protein-like protein has product MNHLHTIVTLPFGRLTAACLIAAASSALAADPAPEIKVTTGRSATDAAFKIGGIPGIATNDAATKASLKIVSGNADPNCGVLDVIRDGRGPNDEDAPGNNFFFSGPGGRLTMDLGSVIDVKNVASFSWHPGPRAGQVYKLYGADGAAAGFQTEPGQGVDPATVGWKFITEVDTHDKGTGQQAVSIATASGAPLGKFRHLLFDIRANADPSGHGNTFFSEIDVIDANGPEPKYYERVVSTYHSKDGKYHFILDATEAPDLAKWCEEKLMPVMEEWYPKIIGMIPVDGYTPTDTIRFTLKNATTLPGHAQGVPGYATGNSITLNATFMRQNATGEAIGCAVHEIVHIVQFGNMGRTNIPRPPTWFTEGLADYIRWFLYEPQSKGAEITKGNVRNAKYSDSYRVTANFLDWVVRTYDKDLIRKMNVVTHTGYSEDLWKQWTGKTLEELNAEWKAGNLKRLGME; this is encoded by the coding sequence ATGAATCATTTGCACACTATTGTTACCCTGCCGTTCGGTCGTCTGACGGCCGCCTGTCTCATCGCCGCCGCTTCATCCGCCTTGGCCGCGGACCCCGCGCCGGAGATCAAGGTCACCACCGGGCGTAGCGCCACGGATGCCGCTTTCAAGATCGGCGGCATTCCGGGCATCGCCACCAACGATGCCGCCACCAAGGCCTCGTTGAAGATCGTCTCCGGCAATGCGGATCCGAATTGCGGCGTGCTGGATGTGATCCGTGACGGGCGCGGGCCGAATGACGAGGACGCTCCCGGGAACAACTTTTTCTTCAGCGGCCCGGGTGGCCGTCTCACGATGGATCTGGGAAGCGTGATCGACGTGAAGAACGTGGCGAGCTTTTCCTGGCACCCCGGTCCGCGTGCGGGCCAGGTGTACAAGCTTTACGGTGCCGATGGTGCTGCCGCAGGCTTCCAAACCGAACCCGGCCAGGGAGTCGATCCGGCCACCGTCGGCTGGAAGTTCATCACGGAAGTGGACACCCACGACAAGGGAACGGGCCAGCAAGCGGTCTCGATCGCCACGGCAAGCGGCGCTCCGCTTGGCAAATTCCGCCATCTGTTGTTCGACATCCGGGCCAACGCGGATCCGAGCGGCCACGGCAACACTTTCTTCAGCGAGATCGATGTGATCGATGCCAACGGACCGGAGCCGAAGTACTACGAGCGCGTGGTCAGCACGTATCACTCGAAGGATGGCAAGTATCACTTCATCCTCGATGCGACGGAGGCACCGGACCTGGCGAAATGGTGCGAGGAGAAGCTGATGCCGGTGATGGAAGAGTGGTATCCGAAGATCATCGGCATGATTCCGGTGGACGGCTACACGCCGACGGACACCATCCGCTTCACTCTGAAAAATGCCACCACGCTGCCCGGCCACGCCCAGGGCGTCCCCGGTTATGCGACGGGAAACTCGATCACGCTGAACGCCACCTTCATGCGCCAGAATGCGACAGGAGAAGCGATCGGCTGCGCGGTGCATGAGATCGTCCACATCGTCCAGTTCGGCAACATGGGCCGGACCAACATCCCGCGTCCCCCCACTTGGTTCACCGAAGGTCTCGCCGACTACATCCGTTGGTTCCTCTACGAACCGCAGAGCAAGGGAGCCGAGATCACCAAAGGCAATGTCCGCAATGCCAAATACTCGGACAGCTACCGGGTCACCGCCAACTTCCTCGACTGGGTGGTGCGGACTTATGACAAGGATCTCATCCGCAAGATGAACGTGGTCACCCACACGGGCTACTCGGAGGATCTTTGGAAACAGTGGACCGGAAAGACCCTGGAAGAGCTCAATGCGGAGTGGAAAGCCGGAAACCTGAAACGTCTCGGAATGGAGTGA